In the Cellvibrio sp. KY-GH-1 genome, TGATTTTTTTGGAATGAGATTTGAGCATTTATAATTGCCTGTTGATAAATTTGGGTGGTGCAGTATGGTCAGCACTATAGTCGTTATTTGCCCATTATATTGGCGTTAGGATATATCGGAGGAAAAAACAGCTATTTATTTTATTGATAAATGTTAACATTATACATATATTGGTGTCGCATTTTCTTTAATTCAGGAACTGTTTGAAATATGGTGAATGTGCCTAGAGTATGTGTTGTCTATATTAATCATTTAAAGGATAGATAAATGTTACATAAAAAATTAGTGTTTTTATTTTCTTCAATTTTGTTATTGCTTTCGGGCTCAAGTTTTGCTGATTTTGGCCCTTTCAATAACCCTCAAGCATCTGGAACGGTAAAGAGTGGCTTAGGTGCAGTGAGTGGTATGTATATTTCGAATGTTCCAATTTTTGTAATGGATACAAAAGCCGTTATCGACTCATATTGTGTGTCCAAGGGCTATGAGATAGCCACTAGAACAACTGTTTCCTATGGGTCGAATAGTGGTGCTGTATTTGTGGCTATTGGCGGTGCATCGCACACAAATGCTGTTGTATCTACATATCAGGCCGGAATGCCCATCATAACTCAGGTCTGGTGTGACTATTCTGCTCAACCTACTGCAGTGGTTACTTATGGTCCTTTTGAGAATCCTGTGGGATCCGGTTATGTGAAATCCGGTGCTTACACAGGGCAGTATGTGACAGGTCGGTTGTTTAGTGGAGACACAATTTTGCTCAACTCTTGGTGTGTTTCTAAAGGTTATACCCGATACTTAAAACAAGAGCATGCATTTGGTTATGTCGGTTTTCTTGCCGGGAGCGGAACTGTTATGACTGATTTAAATATGTCATACAGTAATGGATCTACTCCATACACAGCAAAATTATGGTGCCAGTAATCTTGGTCTTATATTGATTTTAAATAATATCTGTGGACACAACTTTTTTTAATATTTGTAGGTTGTTTTTCCGACCCTAAATTAAATGTTTAGGGTCGTATTTTCAGAAAAAGGCAGCAATAAAAAGTTTAATGGCTTTGTAACTTATTAAAGAATATAAATGATCGCTTGATATTGTTGTGCCAATAGTCCCACTCATGTTTACCGGGTAGCGTTTCAAGTTCAGCAATATTACCTATGCCTTGAATATTTTTATTGAAGTTTAAATTTCCTTGATATAGTTGATCATCTATACCGCAATCAAATCGGATGGGCGGCAATGAATTCTTGTGGCGTTTAATCCAATAAAGTAATTCTGATTCTTGGGGATTTTCACAATCATAAATGCTTAATTCATCATTTACGAAAAGCGCCATTTCTCGAATATCTGTTATTGATGAGTGCGCCGATATACCTTTAAAAATTGTAGGGTATTTGGCCCCTAGACGCAGTGCGCCATAACCGCCCATAGATAGCCCAGCAATATATACATTGGAAGCAGGTGAGGCGGACGGGTTGCACTTTATAACCGCAGTAATCACATCTTCCACAATCCATTTTTCATAATTTTCACCGTTTGCCAGCGGTAAATAAGCTGAGCCGCCATAAAAACCGCCGTCGGAAGGCATCACCAATATCATTTGGCTGAGGCCACCTTTGGCGTATTCATCGCTATAGGCCTTGTGTGCACCGCCCAAACCCGACCATACCCAGTGATTGCCGTAAACACCGTGCAATAAAATGACAATCGGCAAGTCTTTGCCATCGGGATGAGCGTTAAAGACGCTGATATCGCAGCGTCGGTTTAAGTGTGAACTCTGAACGGTGAGTAATTGAAAATGTTCAGCTAGATATTCCGGGTTGGATTGTTCAATTCTAATAACAGCCATTTGAATTATTCCTCGTCATCAAAGACAACAACACCTTTGGCGATACGGCCATTAATTAAATCATCAAAACCCTGCGCTACATCTTCAATGCGATAGGTTTTAGTGACCAACTCATCCAATTTTAATTGACCCGCGCTATATAAATCCAAAATGCGTGGAAAATCCCGGTCGGGATTGCACATGCCATAAAGTGGATTGATATAGATTTTGTCCCATTCAAATAATTCACAGTCAAAATCAATGCGCTGCTCAATGCCACTGACTTGCACCGCCGTTCCGGCACTACGAATAAGTTTGAGTGGTGCTGAGCCAAGCGCGGGAACAGCGGTGCACTCAAAAGCATAGTCTGTACCGCGCCCGCCGTTGATCGCACGTACTTGCGTGGCTACTTCGTTAAAATCCTTATCATCTCGTGTCGCTATGACACCGTGGGTCGCACCGAATTTTTTAGCTTGATCCAAGCGCTCGCTATTGATATCAATGGCGATAATTTTATTGGCGCCTGACAATTTTGCCGCTTGAATAACATTTAAGCCGACGCCACCACAACCAATTACACAGACGGATGAGCCCAGCTTGACGTTGGCGGCATTGACTACAGAGCCCCAGCCCGTCATAACACCGCAACCAATAATTGATGCGGTGGCGTAAGGGATGTCGCAGTGAATTTTGACTACTGCAGATGCTTTAACAATAGTATGTTCAGACATAGTGCCGAGATGAAAAGAGCGTTCAATCGGCGCGCCCTGATGGCTTGCAGCATCTGGGTGTGCATGCCCACAAAGACCTTGCCCGCACACCGGTGAATTTATTTCGCAGATATGAGTATTGCCTTCGCGGCATTGAAAACAGTGACCACAGGGAATTGCCCAGTTTAAGATAACTCTATCACCAGCTTTCACTTTGGTTACTGCTGAACCAACGGCCATAACTATGCCAGCACCTTCATGGCCAACAATAAAAGGTTTGTTCCAGGTATTGATGGAGTCCCAGTCGGTGTGGCAAATGCCCGATGCTTTTAATTTAATCAGCACCTCGTCTTGTGCCGGAGTACCAATGGCAATTGTGGTTAAATGGAAGTTTCCTTTGCCATCAGACAATATGGCTTTTGAATGAATCATAAAAGTTAGCTCCAGTAAAGTTCGTGAAGTAGGTGTGAATGGGTTAAAAACGAAATATATAGACTAGAATTAGTTTGATTTTCATTGTTGATGATCGGCCATAGCTAAAAAATATTGCTATCGCATTAAAAATATAATCAACTTTATTCCAAGAATATTGACTACTGGAAAATGAGCATGGGCAAAAACAACGTATATTGCGAGCCGTTTTGCATACAGCATGGTTATGATTTTGAAATTCATCATGTGGTGTATTCGGAGGACTCTCCTTATTCCTGTTTTATGCATTTTCATGAAGTTCACGAACTTATCGTCTTTGATTCTATTGAGGGAACTTTTTTTTACAGCCAAGGCAAGTCAGCTTTGTGCGATCAGGATCTCGTCTTCACTCCCGCATTGGAAACCCATGATTTTGAGCTGTCATCGCGCAATAAATCCTGGTACATCATCCAGTTTTTACCTACCCTTTTGCTGTCCCCTGGACTAGAGCAGGCAGAGAATTTCTTTAAATATGGAATGCACTTACGCCTGAAACCTGAGGATGCAAGTGCCATTCAAACCCTGTCACAATGGCTGCTGGATTCCTATCGTGAATCACCTTCCAGCAATCGCAGCCAGGCATTGTTGCTCGCGCTGTTAACCTGGGTGGCAGATCGCGCAACTCCGTTAAAACCTCCGCACTATGACACGCTGTTAAAATCTTCCGGTTACATGAAGCTGGAGCCGGTAATTAATTTATTTCGCCACCATAAAAGTGTTGAGCTTTCCCTGGATCAGGCCGCGGAGTTGTGTTGTATCTCTCCGGCGTATTTTTCACGCTTGTTTAAATCCGTATTTCGCTGCAATTATTCTGACTACAATGTTAAACACCGGCTTTACAGCGCTGCACGAATGTTAAGTCAAAGCCAGTTTTCCATTACTGAGATCAGTTACGAGCTCAATTTTTCCAGCCCCTCTCATTTCATTTCCCAATTCAAAAAACTATTTGGTGTAACTCCAAAGAAATTCAAAACCACCATGCTACAGCGGGTTACCGAGCTCTAGATCTGGTGGGTCATTATTGGTGTGTTGCAATAGATCCGCGCATTGAGCCGATTTAATGTAGCAAAATGCATCTGTTAGAAATGGCACGAATAAAGCCAGGAATGTCATTTATTTGACATTCGGAATGCAGCCATGTCTTGATTTGTTAAGAGCTCATCGCCAAGGTTGATAAAATGCCGGCATGGTGTATATTGTTTATTGTTGACAAAATAATGACTGCAGACTTAGGAAATTGGCTGTTTCATAAGGTTTTTTTAAGAAATCGCGGTTGTTGATAACACTTCAATATATAAATTAAAAATAGGTGATTCATGATGTGTTCGAGTTATAAGCTTGATCGGCCCATTACTTTGTTTCTGAAAACCAGCGTGCTTAGTGTGGCTGCGCTGTTCTTAATCGCCTGTCAGGAAGAGGCGGCAGATAAGGGCGCTGCTGTATCCGAAGTTAAATCAATGCCTGCGGATAAGGTGTTGTTTGATTTTGAAGGCGATCAGTTACCGGCAGAAATTAGTTTTTTTAACGCTCAGGGAAGTTTGGTTAAATCCTCAGCGAGTGATACCTCCGCATCGCAAGCATTAAAAGTAAAGTTCAACTCTGTTGATCATGAATACACCTCCTTAGTTATCCAGCCAAAGTCAGATACATGGAATTGGAGTGATATTGGCGATGCTAGTCTTGCCTTTGATATTGCCAATGACGGTGAGCATTCCGTACAGCTATTTTTAGATGTGTCTGATGCAAAAGGTAATAGCTTTACTCGCAGCGTCAGTGTGCCGGTAGGCAAGTCCCGCGTTTATTATTCCAAGTTAAGTGGCCACGATATGGTCAGTGCAAATCCGGATTCCAAAGTGGAGTTGAATGCAGCCTCAGGATTGCGCGGCAACCCGCCGACCTGGTCTGGCGATGATGTGCAGTTCATCTGGATGTGGGGCGTTATGAATTTGGATTTGTCCGCTATTAAGCGCATATCCTTAAGTGTTCAATATGCTTTGCACGATAAAGAAATCACCCTCGACAATATTCGGGTTATTAAAAGCCCTGCAATGAATAAAGATTTCCTGGTCAATCTGGTCGATAAATTTGGCCAGCCAGCCAAAGTGGATTTTGCCGGTAAGATTCATTCTGAGACAGAGTTGCAAGCAGCAACCCAGAGCGAGTTGAAAGAGCTAAATAACGGTGCGCCACTAGCCGATAGATCTACATTTGGCGGTTGGAAAAATGGTCCGAAACAACCTGCAACAGGCTATTTTTATCCTAAAAAAGTTGATGGAAAATGGTGGTTGGTTGATCCAGAAGGGTATCTTTATTTTGCGACAGGATTGGATATCATACGTTTAGCCAATGCATACACTATGACTGGCTATGATTACGATGCTTCAACTATTGAGCAGCGCAGTGCCGATGATTTGACTCCCGAAGACTCGAAAGGAAAAATCCTTATTTCAGAAGAGGCGCAAAAAACCCGTCATTTGGTTTCTAAAACTCGCGCCGACATGTTTGAGTGGTTGCCCAAGCACACTGACCCTTTGGGTAATCACTATGATTACAATCGTGATGCCCACTCAGGCCCACTGCTAAAAGGCGAAGCCTTTAGTTTCTATAGTGCCAATCTTGAGCGTAAATACGGTGAAACAGAACCTGATTCCTATTTGCGCCAATGGGAAAAAGTTACTGTGGATCGCATGTTGAATTGGGGTTTCACCTCGCTAGGAAACTGGACTGATCCAAAATTCTACAGCAATCAACGCATTCCTTATTTTGCCAATGGCTGGATTATTGGCAACTTCAAAACAGTTTCCAGTGGCAATGATTTTTGGGGCGGTTTGCCTGATCCATTTGATCCGGTATTTAAAGAGCGCGCACTTGCCACGGCCAAGGCTATTGCTGAAGAAACTAAAAATAGCCCTTGGTGTGTCGGCGTATTTATTGATAACGAAAAAAGCTGGGGGCGCTCAGAAAGCAAAGAGTCTGAATATGGCATAGTGTTAAATACACTGACTCGCGATGGCGCAGACTCGCCAACGAAAAATAAATTTACGCAGTTGATGAAAGAAAAGTATGTGGATATAGCAGCATTAAATACCGCATGGGGAACCTCAGTTGAATCCTGGGATGCATTTCAAAAAGGTGTAAAAACTGGCATTAACAACGATGTTCAATTGCAAGATTTCAGTCTGTTATTTACCCAGTATGCTGAAGAGTATTTCAAAATTGTTGAGGGCGCCTTAACACAATATATGCCTAATCACCTGTACTTGGGTGTGCGTTTTGCAGATTGGGGAATGCCAAAAGATGTAGTTAAAGCAGCGGCAAAATACGCCGATGTTGTTAGCTATAACTTCTATAAAGAAGGTTTAACCAAAAATAAATGGACGTTTTTAGCGGAGCTGGATAAACCCAGCATAATCGGTGAATTCCATGTAGGCACAACGGAGTCAGGTTTGTTCCACCCAGGCTTGGTGCATGCGGCCAATCAGGAAGATCGTGCAAAAATGTATAAAGAGTACATGGAAACGGTTGTCGATAATCCTTATTTTATTGGTGCACATTGGTTCCAGTATATGGATTCACCGGTAACTGGCCGCTCCTATGATGGTGAAAACTACAATGTAGGTTTTGTGTCGGTGACTGATACACCCTATGCACCTATGGTGAAAGCCGCCAAAGAGCTGCACGGTGAAATGTATACTCGCCGCGCGAAAAAATAATAGTGTTTATGATCGTTTCAGAACGAAGGAGCTAGTCAGTAATGGCTGGCTCTTTTTTTAACGATGAAATATGTAATCACTACATGCAATGCAGATTTCCAATTCCCATATTTGATAAATACCGGATGTTTTATGAATGATTTTTTTTCACGTCGCGATGCATTAAAGCTGGCAGTTGCAGGTCTGGCAACTAGTGCTATTGGCTGTTCTGTAAACACGAGCAATGATAAGCCAGTAACACAACAGCTGCTTGATTCATCGGTAGCTGATACCTGGAGCAATAGCCATGATCGGGTATGGATCGGCGGCGACTATTGGGCTAACCCAATGGAGGATTGGCGTATTGTTAATGGTGGGGCTGAGTGTTTGAGTACCGGCGGAAATCGCAGCATACATTCGTTAACACATCAATTAGCAAATGTATCAGGTATTTTCTCTATTGCGGTGCGCATAAAAAAATTGACTGTCGGCGAGCAAGATGGCGGTGCCGGTATTCGCATTGGTGTGAATAGCGATATTAAAGAGTATCGCAGTAACTGTTTTGTGCAAAAAGGCTTTGATGCCGGAATTATCCACAATCAACTTGCATTGGGCGCTAAGCGCGTCGAATTACTGCAATCCTTGGGTGATGCTGAAGTTGAATTGAAGCTCTCTGGTGAGCCGCGTATTGGTGTATATGCATTGACCCTTGAAGCAAGGTTGGTCGACACAGGCAAACTAATTGGCCAAATAGATGATTTGGTTGCAACCGATCACATCATGGGTAATGTCGCTGTGGTCAGTAACTTTGCAATTTCTTCGGAAATCGCGGCGAACCCAAAAGGGACCACCTATCGGTTTTCAAAATGGACACTGCAAGGCAATGCATTTAGCAATCTACCCGAACAAAAATTTGGTCCCATTTTATGGACTATGTACAGCCTAAGTGATAGCCGCAGCGATGAAGGTTTTGTATTGAAGTTGAGCGCCTTGACTGGCCCTATGGGGGCGCAAGATAGCCATGAAGTTGAATTGCAGGTGCAGAAGTCTGGCAGTTGGAAAACTATAGCCAAGGCGCCGTTAGATTCAGATGCTTGGGTGGCTACATTCCGTATTTCGCACTGGAATGAAAAAGAAGTTACTGCGTATCGTGTGGTTTATCGCGAGCAGCGTCGGGATGGTAGTCAGGTGTCGGATTATTTTTCCGGTACTATTAAAGCCAATCCAGTGGGTAGAAATTTGCGCATGGCAGCACTGACTTGCCAAAATGATTATGCTTTTCCCTATGCCCCTGTTGCGACAAATGTTGCCAAGTTAAACCCGGATTTGGTATTTTTTTCGGGTGACCAACTTTATGAGAACCACGGTGGTTTTGGTTTAATTCGCACGCCTGCTGAGCCAGCGCTGTTAAATTATCTGCGCAAGTTTTATCAATTCGGTTGGGCGTTTCGCGATGTAATGCGCAATGCGCCCACTCTTTGTTTGCCCGATGATCACGATATTATGCAGGGCAATTTATGGGGCGAAGCTGGCGCAATGGTTTCATCTGATGCCCCTATTATTGATGGCAACGTGGATATGTGGGGCGGTTATGCGCTTCCGATACGTGTAGTGAATACCGTACATAAAACTAATACGGCACATCTTCCAGACCCCCATGATCCAACCCCTTCACTGCGCGGCATGAATGTGTATTACACCGATTTAGTGTATGGCGATGTTGGTTTTATTATTCTGGCGGATCGCCAGTGGAAGAGCGGTCCTGATCGATTGAATATTGTTGTAGGCGTGACCGGTAACGGTGAAGCTCCAACCTTTGTTAACCCTGATTTTGATCGTTCTGATTTACAGCTTTTAGGTACAAGGCAAGAAGAGTTTTTAGCGCAATGGGCGAATGATTGGCGTGGACATTCATTAAAAGCCGTGTTGAGTCAAACCGTTTTTGCTGGCATCTCAACGCATCAGCCGTTGCCCACCAAATATTTAAAATATGATTTTGACTCCAGTGGTTGGCCTGCCAGTGCACGCAATCGCGCAATTGAAATCATGCGCACCTCAAAAGCATTGCACATTTGTGGCGATACGCATTTAGGAACATTGTCGCAATATGGTGTTCACGCACAGCGCGATAGTAACTGGGCATTTTGCACACCGGCAATTGCTGCGGGCTGGCCGAGATGGTGGCGCCCTGACGATATAAAAATTCCTTTTGCACATCGCCCTGCCCATGGGCACTCACAAACCGGTGAATATTTGGATAGTTTCGGTAATAAAATTTATGTATATGCGGTTGGTAATCCCGAGGTGGGCAAGTCCAATAATCGCTATATTCAAGCTCATGAAAAGGGCAGTGGTTTTGGTTTTATTGTGTTTGATACGGTTGCAAAAACTTATACCACTCAAGCCTTTAAATTTTTAATAGATGTGGCAGATAACAGTCCGAATAATCAATTCTTAGGTTGGCCGGTGACTATTCATCAAGACGAAAATATCGGGGTGAATAGTTTGAGCTAATTGTTTAATTGCTATAGCTGATCTTCCACATGTTTTTCCATTCCCAAAGCCGCGGCCTTATACCGCGGCTTTTTTCGTTTAGACGAAAAGGTTATTTTCCTGTCTATTGAATAATGTTAACAATTAACATATATTTGGATTGTATTGATTAGACATAGATGTCGCCTGACTTATAAAAATAATAATTAACCTAGTTCAATTAAAGCCATATCAAAAAACGTTTTCCGTCCAGTATAAAAATAATCACGTGGAGCCTTGTTATGAAAAAGCATATTTCATGCTGTATTGCATTAATGTTGACCTCAGTAGCTTCGTTGGCTGCTGATTGGGATGCATATCCTGTGCCCGCTAGTGCAGGTGCTGGGAAAGTTTGGCAGCTACAGTCTCAGTCGGATGAATTTAATTACAACTTTTCTGCTACAGCAGCTGCTGCAACCTTCGGTGGTAAGTGGACTAATTTTTATCACAACACTTGGGAAGGGCCGGGGCCTACTCGTTGGATGCGCGAAAACACCTCAGTGTCTGGCGGGCAATTGCAAATAAAAGCAACACGTGTTGCGGGTGAAACCAAAACCTACGATGTGGATTTAAATCTCGATGGGGTTAATGAGCAATTCACTTCTCCTGCTACGCGTGCTGGCTGCATCACCTCAACGACTAGAGTGAAATATCCGGTATTTATTGAAGCGCGGGTAAAAATTGCCAATGCGGTAATGGCATCTGATGTTTGGATGCTCAGCCCTGACGACACAGAAGAAATTGATATTCTTGAGGCTTATGGTGGCAAAGCGGCGCGCAATGATTGGTTCGCGCAACGCTTGCATTTAAGCCATCACTTATTTATTCGCAATCCATTTACCGATTACCAACCGCGCGATGCCAGCACTTGGTACGCAGGGGCAGGGGTAACTTATTGGGCTGATAATTGGGTTCGTATAGGTGTGAATTGGGTTAGTCCAACCCGCCTTGAATATTATGTAAATGGCCAGTTAGTTAAAGTGATGGACAAACTGAATACCGTCAACGGCATTGATGGTATAGATCCGTGGAATATCACGGGTGGTAAAGGCATTACTAAAGAGATGGATATCATTATCAATATGGAAGATCAAAATTGGAATGCAGCGCAAGGGCGCCAACCTACGGATGCTGAAATTACTAATGCAAGTAATCACACCTTTAAAGTGGATTGGATTCGTGTTTATAAGCCTGTAACCGCAACAACCAGTTCATCGTCTAGTAATGGTAGCGCTGCTAGCAGTGCTTCAAGCAATACAGTTCAGCTGATCGATTTCGCCAATTATTTTGATACAGGTAAGGTTACGGCGAGTGTTTCTGGCGATAACTATATTGGTTTTAATAAGTCCGGTGGCGGCAATATTAATTACAACACGGTCGGTGATTGGGGTGATTATTTAGTGACGCTGCCTAACGACGGTAAATATAAATTTGAAATTATTACCGCATCGCCTATGACCAGCGGCCTTGGTGCAAAACTCATTATTGATGGAATTTATGTGGGAACCATCAGTGTGGGTTCTACCGGTGGGTGGGAGGTGTATAGCGCATTTGCGCTGGCTAATAGTATCTCCATTGGTGCTGGTACCCACACTGTGCGCATTGAAAGCACTGGTAGCAGCAGCTGGCAATGGAATGGCGATCAAATTCGAATTACTCGAGTTGGCTCACTCTAACCTTTAGCTAGCTTGTTAAATAATGATTGTATTTTTTACGGTTTCGTTAATATAAAAATAACTTTTGGAGTTTTTGCAATGAAAAAAATCACTTCATGTATTGCTGCAGCTTTGTTGCTGTCGGCTCCTTTGGCATCATTCGCTGCCGATTGGGATTCAGTTCCTATTCCTGCAGCAGCTGGAACAGGTAAAACGTGGCAGTTGCAGTCAATATCAGACGAGTTTAATTACACTGCTAGCCCCACCGTTAAACCGGCGGAATTTAATACACGCTGGAATCCCTCTTTTATTAATAGTTGGACTGGCCCAGGCGATAGTGAATTTAACGCTGGTCATTCCTATACTTCGGGAGGTTCTTTGGCCTTGCAATCAAGTGCAAAGGCGGGCACCAACAAAATCTATACCGGCATTATTTCGTCCAAGGAAACGTTTACTTATCCGTTGTATTTAGAGGCGCGGGTAAAACATACCGGCAACACTCTGGCAAATGCGGTGTGGATGCTAAGTGCTGATTCAACGCAAGAAATTGATGCCATGGAATCCTATGGTAGCGATCGTGCAGGGCAAGAGTGGTTTGATCAGCGTATGCATGTGAGCCACCATGTATTTATTCGCAGTCCGTTTCAAGACTATCAGCCAAAAGATGAGGGATCATGGGTTGTAAATCCGGCGGGTGGCACTTGGCGTGGCGCTATGCATGTTTACGGAGTGCACTGGAAAGACCCTTGGAATTTGGACTACTACATTGATGGCGTAAAAGTTCGTACAGTTTCCGGTCCTGCGATGATTGATCCATATAACTTTACCAATGGCACAGGCATCAATAAACCGCTGCACATTATTATTGATGTGGAGCATCAAGATTGGCGCGATGTACGACCAACAGCAGCAGAGTTGGCTGATACTAGTAAGAGCATAATGTTTGTGGATTGGATTCGCGTATACAAGCCGGTTACCAGCAGCGCGACTAGCTCCAGTAATAGTGTAAGTTCTTCAAGTAGTAGCCTGAGCAACTCAAGTAGCAGTAGTGCGACTACGGTTATTGATTTTGCAAATTATTTTGATACAGGTAAATCAACAGCAAGTGTAGCGGGTGATACCTATGTTGGTTTTAATAAGTCCGGTAGCGGCAATATTAATTATAATACTGCCGGTGATTGGGCTGACTATTTGGTTACTTTGCCGAGTGATGGGCAATACAAAATTGAAGTTACCACTGCATCGCCAATGACTAGCGGTATAGGTGCAAAGCTCAGCGTTGATGGTATTTATGTCAGCACCACTAGCTTGGCTGCAACCGGTGGTTGGGAGTTATATAGTGCCTCCACGCTGGCAAATAATTTGTCGATTGGTGCAGGCACCCATACGGTTCGCATTGAAAGTACCGGTACTAGTGCATGGCAATGGAATGGTGATGAAATTCGCGTGACCAAAGTAGGCAGCGCACCTGTCGGTTCGCCGACTACGCCAGCACCGGTGGCCATGATCATACAAGCGGAAAGTTTTTCAGCAACGGGCGGTGTTTACGATGGCTTTAAGACCTATAGCGTAAATGGAGTAAGTGCGATTAATTACAATCAGCGTGGCGACTGGGCGGATTACGCCGTTAATGTAGCGGCCGACGGCAGCTACACCTTCAACGCTTATGTCAGTTCACCCATGTCGGGGGCTGCGCTGGAAGTCAGTGTTGATGGAGTAAAAGTATTAACTCAAGCCGTGCCCAATAATGGCAGTTGGGATAGTTTCCAAAAAGTCAGCTCTGCCAGCAAAATTGCCCTAACCAAAGGCGCGCATACTATTCGCGTCACTAGTGCTGGCACCACCTCATCGACCTGGGAGTGGAATGCAGACAAGTTTGAATTGATACCCTAATAATATTTTGCGCGCGTAGTTTTAAATATCTATTAAATAATCAATGATAAAAAGATCCAGCAATCGCGATATGTTTATATCTCAATTGTTGGATCTTTTTTTTGGTTAAACAGGATTTTTGGAATTGGATGAATCCCTGCAATTAGCTTGTAGTGGTAAATCTAATTAAGATAAAACTTAAGGATTTCATAAATGAATATTAAAAATATCTTCATATTACCTTGCGTTATCTTAATGCTTTCTGCTTGCACAGGGCGGGAGATTGTCTCCGGTGTGGCTCAATTTGAAGCAGATAAATACTGCAGTAACACCAGTGATATTAGCTACTTGCAATGTGGAACCCAGGTTGATGATGAGTATGTAAAAAATAGACTGTTAAAAGAACAGCAATTGCGTGAGGCTGATGAAGCTCTGCGACAAGAAAAGTTGGAGCAATTAAAAAAAGCCAAATAACTAAGGTGGGTGATTGGCCCTTATCAAAAACGTAATCTGTTGCTGGAAAACCTTAAGAAAATCGAATGGAAAGCGGGTGAGCCTGCTATATTTATTGCTGCTG is a window encoding:
- a CDS encoding carbohydrate-binding protein — translated: MKKHISCCIALMLTSVASLAADWDAYPVPASAGAGKVWQLQSQSDEFNYNFSATAAAATFGGKWTNFYHNTWEGPGPTRWMRENTSVSGGQLQIKATRVAGETKTYDVDLNLDGVNEQFTSPATRAGCITSTTRVKYPVFIEARVKIANAVMASDVWMLSPDDTEEIDILEAYGGKAARNDWFAQRLHLSHHLFIRNPFTDYQPRDASTWYAGAGVTYWADNWVRIGVNWVSPTRLEYYVNGQLVKVMDKLNTVNGIDGIDPWNITGGKGITKEMDIIINMEDQNWNAAQGRQPTDAEITNASNHTFKVDWIRVYKPVTATTSSSSSNGSAASSASSNTVQLIDFANYFDTGKVTASVSGDNYIGFNKSGGGNINYNTVGDWGDYLVTLPNDGKYKFEIITASPMTSGLGAKLIIDGIYVGTISVGSTGGWEVYSAFALANSISIGAGTHTVRIESTGSSSWQWNGDQIRITRVGSL
- a CDS encoding carbohydrate-binding protein, translated to MKKITSCIAAALLLSAPLASFAADWDSVPIPAAAGTGKTWQLQSISDEFNYTASPTVKPAEFNTRWNPSFINSWTGPGDSEFNAGHSYTSGGSLALQSSAKAGTNKIYTGIISSKETFTYPLYLEARVKHTGNTLANAVWMLSADSTQEIDAMESYGSDRAGQEWFDQRMHVSHHVFIRSPFQDYQPKDEGSWVVNPAGGTWRGAMHVYGVHWKDPWNLDYYIDGVKVRTVSGPAMIDPYNFTNGTGINKPLHIIIDVEHQDWRDVRPTAAELADTSKSIMFVDWIRVYKPVTSSATSSSNSVSSSSSSLSNSSSSSATTVIDFANYFDTGKSTASVAGDTYVGFNKSGSGNINYNTAGDWADYLVTLPSDGQYKIEVTTASPMTSGIGAKLSVDGIYVSTTSLAATGGWELYSASTLANNLSIGAGTHTVRIESTGTSAWQWNGDEIRVTKVGSAPVGSPTTPAPVAMIIQAESFSATGGVYDGFKTYSVNGVSAINYNQRGDWADYAVNVAADGSYTFNAYVSSPMSGAALEVSVDGVKVLTQAVPNNGSWDSFQKVSSASKIALTKGAHTIRVTSAGTTSSTWEWNADKFELIP
- a CDS encoding SIP domain-containing protein, translating into MIGPYQKRNLLLENLKKIEWKAGEPAIFIAAESAQMQAIKLYVKSQPGYSKIQTYASGYWKA